CGCGAACGGATCCAAGCACCGGAACTCGTTCGGGCAATTGAAAAACGATTAGGTCTAGCGGTAACCGGAGTGTTTGATGCCCGATTGACGAAAGCTATTCGAGCGTTTCAACAGACAGGTCGGCTTGCGGTAGACGGGGTCGTCGGTCCGCAAACATGGCGGCGTCTGTTTCCGGTGTCGCCATGATTCGTGTTCAGGCGTGGATTCGTCTGTTGATTCCGCTCTATGTCTTTCTTGAATTACTCTTACCGACGCTCGGTTTTACAGCATTACCGGTGTCGTCAAGTGACGTCGAGCGGTTCGTGACCGGTCTGATTGGACTAGTCGGTCTGCTCATTGCTTGGTGGAAGAACAATGACGTGACAGAACGGGCACTAAGACAAAGACAAGCGCAGGAACAGATGGAAAACACATCCATAACCGATTGAGTGGGATGGGAGCGTTTGGAATGTGTCGGCAACGGGCATTATTTCATACAAACGACTAACAGTTTGATTTCAAGACACCGATATAAAGGATAGACTTTAGTCAATTAGATAGAGAAAGAAAGGTCGGTCTTTTCGTGAAATGGTCAACGTTGCAACGGTATTTGTTTTTAGCACTCTGCGCGCTTTTATTTACAAGCGTTTGGAGTTATCAGGCTTTTCTAAAAATCGAACGAGAGAATGCCCGCATCTTAAACGAAGCGATCCCGATCTCAACGGAAGCAGCAGAGCTCTTTCCAGCGTTACTGAATCTTGAACTGGTCGTCCGCAGTTACATCCTCTCACCGAACGAGGCGGATTTAGCTCAATATGAGCGAACGATTGATCGGCTAGATCAAACGGTCAAGCGACTGAATCAACTCGATGAAAATCACCCGATTATGCGAAAACTCGTCCGAACAGAAGCCATCCCAAGGATCAAGACAGCGACGCGATTCTATGACGCACAATTGGCACTCGCTCGAAGTGGGGATCAAGCAGCAGCTGAGGCAAAACGGTATCAGGGGATGCAATATATCGAGACATTTCGCCCGATCGATGCTCGTCTACGGACGGACGTCAACCGGATCATCGCCGAAGCAACGAATCGTTCCGAACAAGCATCAAGTGCTGCGAAGTGGGTCATCGTCGTCGTCGCAAGCATCGCCGTCCTCGTTTTGATTGCCTTCATCCAGACGTTTCGGATGGAGCGCAGTAAACAAGCTTTGATTCACCGTTCCCTGCAAGACGCTTTGACGG
This window of the Exiguobacterium acetylicum genome carries:
- a CDS encoding phage holin, which codes for MAASVSGVAMIRVQAWIRLLIPLYVFLELLLPTLGFTALPVSSSDVERFVTGLIGLVGLLIAWWKNNDVTERALRQRQAQEQMENTSITD
- a CDS encoding GGDEF domain-containing protein encodes the protein MKWSTLQRYLFLALCALLFTSVWSYQAFLKIERENARILNEAIPISTEAAELFPALLNLELVVRSYILSPNEADLAQYERTIDRLDQTVKRLNQLDENHPIMRKLVRTEAIPRIKTATRFYDAQLALARSGDQAAAEAKRYQGMQYIETFRPIDARLRTDVNRIIAEATNRSEQASSAAKWVIVVVASIAVLVLIAFIQTFRMERSKQALIHRSLQDALTGIPNRRAFDERLEQLLEEAKQQQTPLSLILIDVDAFKSYNDTYGHLKGDECLKEVARVLKRQARHGQVARYGGEEFTVLLSRGANETRQIAERIRQDILDLNIAHERYEPLCRVSVSLGLTSLVPGAETTEKDVIDQADQALYRAKENGRNQIGDIAG